Proteins found in one Carassius auratus strain Wakin chromosome 42, ASM336829v1, whole genome shotgun sequence genomic segment:
- the LOC113060757 gene encoding prostaglandin E2 receptor EP2 subtype-like → MGTENQTCTESLSVEQNGGPAISAMMFAAGVLGNLVALVLLEFRRRKEKNRQRQSLFHLLVTTLVITDLIGTCLISPLVQTAYLTNTTLVGMSETRAVCEYFGFAMTFFSLATLSILLAMALERCLSIGYPYHYGRHVTKRCGYITIPCIYLVCFLFCLMPFAGFGRYVQYCPGTWCFIAMNPEGMEDRVYANVYATVMLFIVTVTVACNCFVVYHLVLMYRRRKVNRGSVQTRSKRDRRYFSWTEEVEHLILLVFMTVIFVICSLPLMIRVYINSMGKPQGSNNTDLIALRFLSVNSIIDPWVFIILSPSVLRFMWGALCKTGFMPTRNSLFKTSISKNPAGQIELYQPTSTSVETTHLNKSTVQMLRPDVDSIYGLDRYI, encoded by the exons ATGGGCACAGAAAACCAAACCTGTACTGAAAGTCTGAGCGTGGAGCAGAACGGTGGCCCGGCCATCAGCGCGATGATGTTTGCAGCTGGAGTTCTCGGGAATCTGGTTGCATTGGTTCTCCTGGAGTTCCgcaggaggaaagagaagaacCGGCAGCGACAGTCTCTGTTCCACTTGCTGGTGACAACTTTGGTCATTACAGATCTAATAGGAACCTGCTTGATCAGTCCCCTGGTGCAGACTGCATACTTAACCAACACCACACTAGTTGGGATGAGTGAGACACGTGCGGTGTGTGAATATTTCGGATTTGCCATGACTTTCTTCAGTCTGGCGACGCTCTCCATACTCCTCGCAATGGCACTGGAGCGGTGCCTCTCCATCGGTTACCCATACCACTACGGGAGGCACGTCACCAAACGCTGCGGATACATCACCATCCCTTGCATTTATCTAGTCTGCTTTTTATTTTGCTTAATGCCATTTGCAGGCTTTGGGAGATATGTGCAATACTGTCCCGGGACATGGTGCTTTATTGCCATGAATCCAGAGGGGATGGAGGATCGGGTTTATGCCAACGTTTATGCCACTGTGATGCTGTTCATTGTTACAGTTACAGTGGCATGCAACTGTTTTGTAGTTTACCATCTGGTGTTAATGTACCGGAGGCGCAAAGTGAACAGAGGGTCAGTGCAGACCCGGAGTAAAAGGGACAGGAGGTACTTCTCATGGACAGAGGAGGTGGAACATCTCATTCTCCTGGTCTTCATGACAGTCATATTTGTCATTTGTTCCCTGCCATTAATG ATCCGTGTGTACATCAACTCCATGGGAAAGCCACAAGGCAGCAATAACACTGATCTCATAGCGCTGCGGTTCCTCTCGGTCAACTCCATCATCGACCCCTGGGTGTTCATCATCCTCAGCCCCTCGGTTCTGCGCTTCATGTGGGGGGCGCTGTGCAAGACCGGCTTCATGCCCACCAGAAACTCCCTGTTCAAAACATCCATTTCCAAAAACCCAGCCGGCCAAATCGAGCTGTACCAACCCACTTCCACCTCTGTGGAGACCACACACCTCAACAAGTCAACCGTTCAGATGTTAAGACCTGATGTGGACAGTATTTATGGACTAGACAGATACATCTAA